The Brenneria rubrifaciens genome has a window encoding:
- the suhB gene encoding inositol-1-monophosphatase codes for MHPMLNIAIRAARKGGNLIAKNYETPDAVEASQKGSNDFVTNVDRDAERLIIEVIRKSYPQHTIIGEECGELAAEDQDIQWIIDPLDGTTNFIKRLPHFAVSIAVRIKGRTEVAVVYDPMRNELFTATRGQGAQLNGYRLRSSNARDLDGTVLATGFPFKVKQHAKSYINIVAALFTQCADFRRTGSAALDLAYVAAGRVDGFFEIGLKPWDFAGGELLVREAGGVVTDFVGGHNYLSSGNLVAGNPRVVKCMLSTMRDELGDALKR; via the coding sequence ATGCATCCGATGCTCAATATCGCTATACGCGCTGCGCGTAAAGGCGGTAATCTCATTGCAAAAAATTACGAAACGCCTGACGCCGTAGAAGCCAGTCAAAAAGGCAGCAACGATTTTGTCACTAATGTCGATCGGGATGCTGAGCGTCTGATCATCGAAGTCATCCGCAAGTCTTATCCGCAACACACCATTATTGGTGAAGAGTGTGGTGAGCTGGCTGCTGAAGATCAGGATATACAATGGATTATCGATCCGCTGGATGGCACCACCAACTTTATCAAACGCCTCCCTCACTTCGCTGTTTCCATTGCTGTACGCATCAAAGGCCGTACGGAAGTCGCCGTTGTTTATGATCCGATGCGAAATGAACTGTTCACGGCGACCCGCGGCCAAGGCGCGCAGTTGAACGGTTATCGCTTGCGCAGCAGCAATGCGCGCGATCTGGATGGCACCGTTCTGGCTACGGGCTTCCCGTTCAAAGTGAAGCAACACGCCAAAAGCTACATCAACATCGTCGCGGCCCTGTTTACCCAATGCGCGGATTTCCGCCGCACCGGTTCAGCGGCGCTCGATCTGGCGTATGTCGCTGCCGGCCGCGTTGACGGGTTCTTTGAAATCGGCCTGAAACCGTGGGATTTTGCCGGCGGCGAACTGCTGGTGCGTGAAGCGGGCGGCGTCGTGACCGACTTTGTTGGCGGCCATAACTACCTTTCTTCGGGAAACTTGGTTGCAGGTAACCCGCGCGTGGTGAAATGTATGCTGTCAACGATGCGTGACGAACTGGGCGACGCGCTGAAACGCTGA
- a CDS encoding ABC transporter substrate-binding protein, whose translation MLRKSFTPLLLTTFFSFSFNGYATQYPLTVTDIDGQQIQVKQAPQRIVLQDGRDITTMALLDRENPFQRLVAWNNIPKKSDIATWNMLKTKWPQAESVLDMGLSDNGEVELETVLSKQPDLMIAQLRAKPSLSQSGVLDKLKALNIPVMFIDSEINPVKNTTISIDLLGKVLDREDNAKAYTDFYHQRLAAIQQKTASLTKKANVFVEAWAGRSDSCCFSHAHNGWGGMIEAVGAINIGSALLPGANGYVSLEKLISMQPHTYIMTGAKRRSGTSNALPLGYDADAADIQAKAANLLARPGINQIPAVQKKQVFGIYHPFYNHPYNIVGIEYLAKAIYPQVFPSLNPDETYRYIIKHFTSLPDNGFIFAWKQGE comes from the coding sequence ATGTTAAGAAAGTCTTTCACGCCTCTGTTGCTGACCACCTTTTTCAGCTTTTCCTTCAATGGTTACGCCACGCAGTATCCCTTGACGGTGACCGATATCGACGGGCAGCAGATTCAGGTAAAACAGGCACCTCAGCGGATCGTGCTGCAAGACGGACGGGACATCACGACAATGGCGTTGCTGGATCGGGAGAATCCGTTCCAGCGTCTTGTGGCCTGGAATAATATTCCTAAAAAATCCGACATCGCCACCTGGAATATGCTGAAAACCAAATGGCCGCAGGCCGAAAGCGTTCTGGATATGGGGTTAAGTGATAACGGCGAGGTTGAACTGGAAACGGTGTTGTCCAAACAGCCGGATCTGATGATTGCCCAACTGCGCGCCAAACCGTCACTCAGTCAAAGCGGCGTGCTGGATAAACTCAAGGCGCTCAATATCCCGGTGATGTTCATCGATTCAGAGATCAATCCGGTGAAAAACACCACGATCAGCATCGATTTGCTGGGCAAGGTACTGGATAGGGAAGACAACGCCAAAGCCTACACCGACTTCTATCACCAGCGTCTGGCGGCCATCCAGCAGAAAACCGCCTCGCTAACCAAGAAGGCGAATGTGTTCGTTGAAGCCTGGGCGGGACGTTCGGATAGTTGCTGTTTCAGCCATGCGCACAACGGCTGGGGCGGAATGATTGAAGCGGTCGGCGCCATCAATATTGGTTCGGCGCTTCTGCCCGGCGCCAACGGCTATGTCTCGCTGGAAAAACTCATCAGCATGCAACCCCATACCTACATCATGACCGGCGCCAAGAGAAGGTCCGGCACAAGCAATGCGCTGCCGCTGGGTTATGACGCCGATGCCGCCGACATTCAGGCCAAAGCAGCAAACCTGCTGGCGCGTCCCGGCATCAACCAGATCCCCGCGGTACAGAAAAAACAGGTATTCGGCATCTACCACCCGTTCTATAACCACCCTTACAACATCGTCGGCATAGAGTATCTGGCCAAAGCCATTTACCCGCAGGTATTCCCATCGCTGAATCCTGATGAAACCTACCGTTACATCATCAAGCACTTTACGTCATTGCCTGACAATGGTTTTATTTTCGCCTGGAAACAAGGTGAGTAA
- a CDS encoding FecCD family ABC transporter permease, with product MSTTTEPPIICNAVQDSGNVMDNYHSIVRRRVVTIGILLLIILGSLLLDFTMGPSGLTLDVLWQTLTDPANADAGTRVIVWDIRMPYALMAIVVGLSLGLAGAEMQTILNNPLASPFTLGVSSAAAFGAALAIVLGIGIPGIPSQWFISANAFLFALMAVLLLDGITRWTQVATSGVVLFGIALVFTFNALVSMLQFIANEDTLQGLVFWTMGSLARTSWEKLGILLLVFAVIMPLSLMSSWKLTALRLGEDRAVSFGINVRQLRLATLLRISLLSALSVAFVGPIGFIGLVAPHIARMMFGEDHRFYLPASALIGALVLSMASVASKNLIPGVIIPVGIVTSLVGVPFFLSIILRNRGNV from the coding sequence ATGAGTACGACCACTGAACCACCGATTATCTGCAATGCCGTTCAGGATAGCGGCAACGTTATGGACAATTATCACAGTATTGTCCGCCGCCGCGTTGTCACCATCGGGATATTGCTATTGATTATCCTCGGCTCTTTACTGCTGGATTTCACGATGGGTCCATCAGGGTTGACGCTGGACGTGCTATGGCAGACGCTGACCGATCCCGCCAACGCTGACGCGGGCACGCGCGTTATCGTATGGGATATCCGTATGCCTTATGCACTGATGGCCATTGTCGTCGGGCTGTCTCTCGGTCTCGCGGGTGCTGAAATGCAAACCATCCTGAATAACCCGTTGGCCAGCCCGTTTACGCTGGGCGTGTCATCAGCGGCCGCGTTTGGCGCGGCACTGGCCATCGTGTTAGGCATCGGCATTCCCGGTATTCCATCCCAGTGGTTTATTTCCGCCAATGCTTTTTTGTTTGCACTGATGGCAGTACTGCTGCTTGATGGCATTACGCGCTGGACTCAGGTCGCCACCTCCGGGGTCGTGCTATTTGGCATTGCGCTGGTGTTCACTTTTAACGCACTGGTTTCCATGTTGCAGTTCATCGCCAACGAAGACACATTGCAGGGTTTGGTTTTCTGGACGATGGGCAGCCTGGCGCGCACATCCTGGGAAAAACTGGGCATCCTGTTGCTGGTATTCGCCGTCATCATGCCATTGTCGCTGATGAGTTCATGGAAGCTTACCGCGTTGCGACTAGGCGAAGATCGTGCCGTCAGTTTCGGCATCAATGTACGTCAGCTACGCTTGGCCACGTTACTGCGCATCAGTTTGTTGTCCGCGCTGTCGGTGGCGTTTGTCGGGCCGATTGGTTTTATCGGGCTGGTCGCGCCCCACATCGCACGCATGATGTTTGGGGAAGATCACCGGTTTTATCTGCCCGCCAGCGCCCTGATTGGCGCGCTGGTGCTGTCGATGGCTTCCGTCGCCTCAAAAAACCTGATCCCCGGCGTAATCATTCCGGTCGGCATCGTTACCTCACTGGTCGGTGTGCCTTTCTTCCTGAGCATCATTTTGCGCAATAGGGGGAATGTATGA
- a CDS encoding ABC transporter ATP-binding protein: protein MSQSCVSGLRLSHFRAGYPKRQVIRDLCVPLLPRGKITVLLGPNGSGKSTLLRSLAGLNPSEGELWLDDCNLMQLSFSRRAENVVYLPQSLPAGVHLHVLESIIVAQRASGGLHNSDSEAEVMTLLKQLGIEHLALSYLDQLSGGQKQLVGLAQSLIRQPSLLLLDEPLSALDLNYQFHVMDLVGRETRKRNIITVVVVHDINIALRHSDHVLMLQNGDLIADGPPADVISPESLAKVYGVRGRIERCSQGVPQVIIDGLVTEPTL from the coding sequence ATGAGCCAGTCATGCGTATCGGGATTAAGGTTGTCCCATTTTCGCGCGGGCTACCCGAAACGTCAGGTGATCCGCGATCTTTGCGTGCCCTTGTTACCACGCGGAAAAATTACCGTTTTGCTTGGCCCGAACGGTAGCGGTAAATCCACGCTTCTGCGATCCCTGGCGGGTCTGAACCCTTCTGAAGGCGAACTGTGGCTGGACGACTGCAACCTGATGCAACTTTCGTTTTCCCGGCGGGCGGAGAACGTGGTTTACCTGCCACAGTCATTGCCGGCGGGCGTGCATCTCCACGTACTGGAGTCGATTATTGTTGCTCAGCGAGCTTCCGGCGGACTGCACAATAGCGACAGTGAGGCGGAGGTCATGACGCTGTTGAAACAGTTGGGTATCGAGCATCTGGCCCTGAGCTATCTCGATCAACTTTCCGGCGGACAGAAACAGCTCGTCGGGCTCGCTCAGTCATTGATCCGCCAGCCGTCATTGCTATTACTCGATGAACCTCTGAGCGCGCTGGATCTGAACTATCAGTTTCACGTGATGGATTTGGTAGGCAGGGAAACCCGCAAACGCAATATCATCACCGTCGTGGTGGTGCATGATATTAATATCGCCCTGCGTCACAGCGATCATGTTCTGATGCTGCAAAACGGCGATCTTATTGCGGATGGCCCACCTGCTGACGTCATCAGCCCGGAAAGTCTGGCTAAGGTTTATGGCGTGCGGGGAAGAATCGAACGCTGCTCGCAGGGCGTACCACAGGTCATTATCGATGGGCTGGTCACCGAACCCACCCTTTAA
- a CDS encoding 3-phenylpropionate MFS transporter produces the protein MVLQSTYWLALSYFTYFFCYGVFLPFWGGWLKGEGLSAESIGMLLGAGLVARFAGSLFITPSVKDPSRLITVLRGLTLLTLALCVGFWQGSTWLWLMFVMIGFNLFFAPLVPLTDALAASWQRQIVMDYGKVRVWGSIAFVIGSAVTGELVAIWGHSAILVILSAGLIAMMLGMLLRPSVMPQTAVSSERSTAVTPWNILLKEPAVWRFLLCVSLLQGAHAAYYGFSMIYWQDSGYSASVIGYLWSLGVVAEIVIFTFSQRLFRRWSARRLLLLSAVCGVVRWGLMGATVAMPWMIVMQILHCGTFTVCHLAAMRFIAARTGGDVLRLQAVYSALAMGGSIAVMTMVSGFLFEYLQSGTFWVMALLAIPALFIRPSVSHHTT, from the coding sequence ATGGTTCTGCAATCAACGTATTGGCTGGCGCTAAGTTATTTCACTTACTTTTTTTGCTATGGCGTTTTTCTACCGTTCTGGGGAGGGTGGCTAAAAGGAGAGGGCTTGTCCGCGGAATCTATCGGTATGTTGCTGGGGGCCGGGCTGGTTGCCCGTTTCGCTGGCAGTTTGTTCATTACGCCCAGCGTCAAGGACCCGTCGAGGCTGATTACCGTACTGCGCGGCTTGACGCTATTGACGCTGGCATTGTGCGTGGGCTTCTGGCAGGGGAGTACCTGGCTGTGGCTGATGTTTGTGATGATCGGTTTTAATCTGTTTTTTGCGCCATTAGTTCCTTTAACCGATGCGCTGGCCGCCAGTTGGCAACGTCAGATTGTGATGGATTATGGCAAGGTGCGCGTGTGGGGTTCGATCGCCTTTGTTATTGGTTCGGCCGTTACCGGAGAACTGGTGGCGATCTGGGGACATTCTGCGATCCTGGTCATTTTGAGTGCGGGGCTAATTGCCATGATGCTGGGTATGTTGCTTCGGCCGAGCGTCATGCCGCAGACGGCTGTCTCTTCCGAACGCTCCACTGCCGTTACGCCCTGGAATATTTTGCTGAAGGAGCCTGCGGTGTGGCGCTTTTTGCTTTGTGTCTCGCTATTGCAGGGAGCGCATGCGGCCTATTATGGTTTCAGCATGATTTACTGGCAGGATTCCGGCTATTCCGCCTCGGTCATCGGCTATCTCTGGTCGTTGGGGGTGGTAGCGGAAATCGTCATTTTTACCTTCAGCCAGCGCTTGTTCAGACGCTGGAGCGCCAGACGGCTGCTGTTGCTCTCTGCCGTGTGCGGTGTTGTACGCTGGGGATTGATGGGGGCGACGGTGGCGATGCCGTGGATGATTGTGATGCAGATATTGCATTGCGGTACGTTCACCGTTTGTCATCTTGCGGCGATGCGTTTTATCGCGGCGCGCACCGGCGGCGACGTGTTGCGCTTGCAGGCGGTGTATTCGGCATTGGCGATGGGCGGAAGTATCGCGGTGATGACGATGGTTTCCGGTTTTCTGTTTGAGTATCTACAGAGCGGTACCTTCTGGGTGATGGCGCTATTGGCCATACCTGCGTTATTTATTCGTCCCTCGGTCAGTCATCACACGACCTGA
- a CDS encoding IS4 family transposase — protein MHIGQALDLVSRYDSLRNPLTSLGDYLNPELISRCLAEAGTVTLRKRRLPLEMMVWCIVGMALERKEPLHQLVNRLDIMLPGRRPFVAPSAVIQARQRLRSEAVRRVFTQTAQLWHNATPHPHWCGLTLLAIDGVFWRTPDTPENDIAFPRQTHGGKPGLYPQVKMVCQMELTSHLLTAAAFGTMKNSENELAEQLIEQTGDNTLTLMDKGYYSLGLLNAWSQAGEHRHWMLALRKGAQYEEVGKLGKGDHLVKLKTSPQARKKWPGLGNEMTARLLTVTRKGKVVHLLTSMTDAMRYPGGEMADLYSHRWEIELGYREIKQTMQLSRLTLRSKKPELVEQELWGGLLAYNLVRYQMIKMAGHLKGYWSNQLSFSESCGMVMRMLMTLQGASPGRIPELMSDLESMGQLVKLPTRRERAFPRVVKERPWKYTSAPKKGQSVA, from the coding sequence ATGCACATTGGACAGGCTCTTGATCTGGTATCCCGTTACGATTCTCTGCGTAACCCGCTGACTTCTCTGGGTGATTATCTGAACCCGGAACTCATTTCCCGCTGTCTTGCCGAAGCCGGCACCGTCACCCTGCGCAAACGTCGTCTGCCGCTGGAAATGATGGTCTGGTGTATCGTCGGTATGGCCCTTGAACGTAAAGAACCCCTCCATCAGCTCGTTAATCGGCTGGACATCATGCTGCCGGGCCGTCGTCCCTTTGTCGCACCCAGCGCTGTGATCCAGGCCCGTCAGCGTCTGCGAAGCGAGGCCGTCCGCCGCGTGTTCACGCAAACAGCGCAGCTCTGGCATAACGCCACGCCGCATCCGCACTGGTGCGGCCTGACCCTGCTGGCCATCGATGGTGTGTTCTGGCGAACACCGGACACGCCAGAAAACGATATCGCCTTCCCCCGCCAGACGCATGGCGGGAAACCAGGACTCTACCCGCAGGTAAAAATGGTCTGTCAGATGGAGCTGACCAGCCATCTGCTGACGGCAGCTGCCTTCGGCACAATGAAAAACAGCGAAAATGAGCTCGCTGAGCAACTTATAGAGCAAACCGGAGATAACACCCTGACGTTAATGGATAAAGGCTATTACTCACTGGGGCTGTTAAATGCCTGGAGCCAGGCGGGAGAGCACCGCCACTGGATGCTTGCTCTCAGAAAGGGAGCTCAGTATGAAGAGGTCGGAAAACTGGGTAAAGGCGACCATCTGGTGAAGCTGAAAACCAGTCCACAGGCACGAAAAAAGTGGCCGGGTCTGGGAAATGAGATGACAGCTCGTTTGCTGACCGTGACGCGCAAAGGAAAAGTCGTCCATCTGCTAACGTCGATGACGGACGCCATGCGTTACCCCGGTGGAGAAATGGCAGACCTGTACAGTCATCGCTGGGAGATCGAACTGGGATACAGGGAGATAAAACAGACGATGCAGCTGAGCAGGCTGACGCTGAGAAGTAAAAAGCCGGAGCTTGTGGAGCAGGAACTGTGGGGGGGATTACTGGCGTATAATCTGGTGAGATATCAGATGATAAAAATGGCGGGACATCTGAAAGGATACTGGTCGAATCAGCTGAGCTTCTCAGAGTCATGCGGAATGGTGATGAGAATGCTGATGACCCTGCAGGGCGCTTCACCGGGGCGAATCCCGGAGTTGATGAGTGATCTTGAAAGTATGGGGCAACTGGTAAAGTTACCGACAAGAAGGGAAAGGGCCTTCCCGAGAGTGGTAAAGGAGAGGCCCTGGAAATACACCTCAGCCCCGAAAAAGGGCCAGTCAGTTGCTTAA
- the glyA gene encoding serine hydroxymethyltransferase — protein sequence MLKREMNIADYDAELWQAMEQEVVRQEEHIELIASENYTSPRVMQAQGSQLTNKYAEGYPGKRYYGGCEYVDVVEQLAIDRAKALFGADYANVQPHSGSQANFAVYTALLQPGDTILGMNLAHGGHLTHGSPVNLSGKLYNVVPYGIDASGKIDYEEMAELARTHKPKMIVGGFSAYSGVVDWAKMREIADSIGAYLFVDMAHVAGLVAADVYPTPIPHAHIVTTTTHKTLAGPRGGLILAKGGDEELYKKLNSAVFPGGQGGPLMHVIAGKAVALKEAMEPEFKVYQQQVAKNAQAMVEVFLSRGYNVVSGGTSNHLFLLDLVSKNITGKEADAALGRANITVNKNSVPNDPKSPFVTSGVRIGTPAATRRGFKEAEVRELAGWICDVLDNINDESTIERIKQKVLDICARFPVYA from the coding sequence ATGTTAAAGCGTGAAATGAACATTGCCGATTATGATGCCGAACTGTGGCAAGCAATGGAGCAGGAAGTGGTGCGTCAGGAAGAACATATTGAACTGATTGCGTCAGAAAACTACACCAGCCCACGCGTCATGCAGGCTCAGGGTTCTCAACTGACCAACAAATATGCTGAAGGCTATCCCGGCAAACGCTATTACGGCGGCTGCGAGTATGTGGATGTGGTTGAGCAGTTGGCTATCGATCGCGCCAAAGCGCTGTTCGGTGCTGATTATGCCAACGTGCAGCCCCACTCCGGCTCTCAGGCTAACTTCGCTGTTTATACCGCGCTGTTACAGCCGGGTGATACTATTCTGGGAATGAACCTGGCGCACGGCGGCCACCTGACTCACGGCTCTCCGGTCAACCTGTCTGGCAAACTCTACAACGTGGTTCCTTACGGTATTGATGCAAGCGGCAAGATTGATTACGAAGAAATGGCTGAGTTGGCTCGTACCCACAAACCCAAAATGATCGTTGGCGGTTTTTCCGCCTACTCTGGTGTGGTTGACTGGGCCAAAATGCGTGAAATTGCCGACAGCATCGGGGCTTACCTGTTCGTTGATATGGCGCACGTTGCGGGTCTGGTTGCCGCAGACGTGTATCCGACCCCGATTCCTCATGCGCATATTGTCACCACCACGACCCACAAAACGCTGGCGGGTCCGCGTGGCGGACTGATTCTGGCGAAAGGCGGTGACGAAGAACTGTACAAAAAACTGAACTCCGCAGTATTCCCGGGCGGTCAGGGCGGCCCGCTGATGCATGTTATCGCGGGTAAAGCGGTGGCGCTAAAGGAAGCCATGGAGCCCGAGTTCAAGGTTTATCAGCAACAAGTGGCGAAAAACGCCCAGGCTATGGTCGAGGTCTTCCTGTCTCGTGGTTATAACGTGGTTTCCGGCGGCACCAGCAACCATCTGTTCCTGCTGGATTTGGTGAGCAAAAATATTACCGGTAAAGAAGCTGACGCCGCGTTGGGCCGTGCGAACATCACCGTTAATAAAAATAGCGTGCCGAACGATCCCAAAAGTCCGTTCGTTACTTCTGGTGTGCGTATCGGCACGCCCGCAGCGACGCGACGTGGTTTTAAAGAAGCGGAAGTTCGTGAACTGGCCGGTTGGATCTGTGATGTGCTGGATAACATCAATGATGAATCCACCATCGAGCGCATTAAACAAAAAGTTCTGGATATCTGCGCTCGTTTCCCGGTTTACGCATAA
- the paeY gene encoding pectin acetylesterase PaeY — MLKRFSERMAYAILFSVPWTMVHAQSSEPAHGAKPQSGNEAISNIELGEQTTLTGHLTHRQIHLPATVIIRDRQGQRRQIQTDEQGHYHIDVSGLTPPLRLSAIESGGNNCLLNYIPRAICLTALAPSLRSGKDNIANINPLTDRIVSDVATAAGYTGPQQLADNAASPTLDAAAWKKAYAVFHTAFNSALKQAGITSPSYFDPLTYPAAQQEAATRLIEVINHNRNYDDNTGYSGRTVLTDSHYRPIVDINDGRDDEPLDYHLARQRLDAIQKARTRIFLVGDATAATYEKARFPQMGWGQVFEQQFKEDHGIKVVNGARPGRSSRDYFHEGWFRQMQPLMKPGDFLFIQMGHNDQNCNSAKPIRGAADVANLCTYPNDAVGERQAPQGKPDMSFQTSLERYIDLARQYKMTPVLLTPTANVRTAEGKNGTPAVHSHFTQQNSDGGYAFVGDYTKTIKDTAVANKIIVLDIETATIALANKGGRNHWKQYWLAVDPAKYPFYCDRVGSLTKPDTTHFQKKGAVAVAEIVADAIRQAPELKMLAGNLVSKHQQ; from the coding sequence ATGCTAAAACGTTTTTCTGAAAGGATGGCTTACGCCATTTTGTTTTCAGTTCCCTGGACGATGGTACATGCGCAGTCATCCGAACCCGCACACGGCGCCAAACCACAAAGCGGCAATGAGGCCATATCCAACATCGAACTGGGGGAACAAACCACCCTCACCGGCCATTTGACACACCGCCAAATTCATCTTCCCGCAACCGTGATTATCAGGGATCGGCAAGGGCAACGCAGACAGATCCAAACGGATGAGCAAGGCCACTACCATATTGATGTTTCAGGGTTAACCCCGCCTTTGCGCCTGTCGGCTATTGAATCCGGCGGTAACAATTGCCTGCTCAATTATATTCCGCGAGCCATCTGCCTGACGGCGTTGGCGCCGTCATTACGATCGGGCAAGGATAATATCGCCAACATCAATCCGCTAACCGACCGTATCGTTTCTGATGTCGCCACCGCCGCGGGCTACACCGGCCCACAGCAACTGGCCGACAATGCCGCCTCGCCAACGCTGGACGCAGCGGCATGGAAAAAGGCGTATGCCGTCTTTCACACCGCTTTCAACTCTGCGCTGAAACAGGCGGGCATCACCTCCCCTTCGTATTTCGATCCGCTGACCTACCCAGCCGCACAGCAGGAAGCGGCGACCAGGCTTATCGAGGTCATTAATCATAATCGCAATTATGACGACAACACCGGTTATTCCGGGCGCACGGTGCTTACCGATAGCCATTACCGTCCTATCGTTGATATAAACGATGGTCGGGATGATGAACCGCTGGATTATCACTTGGCCCGCCAACGACTGGATGCGATCCAGAAAGCCAGAACCCGTATTTTTCTCGTTGGCGACGCCACAGCCGCAACCTACGAAAAAGCGCGGTTTCCACAGATGGGATGGGGACAGGTTTTTGAACAGCAGTTTAAAGAAGACCACGGCATAAAAGTCGTCAATGGCGCACGTCCCGGCCGCAGTTCGCGTGATTACTTTCACGAAGGCTGGTTCCGTCAGATGCAACCGCTGATGAAGCCGGGTGACTTCCTGTTTATTCAAATGGGGCATAACGACCAAAACTGTAACAGCGCCAAACCGATTCGTGGCGCGGCCGACGTCGCCAATCTGTGTACTTATCCCAATGATGCCGTGGGTGAACGTCAGGCACCGCAGGGTAAACCTGATATGTCATTCCAGACGTCACTGGAACGTTATATCGATCTTGCCCGCCAGTATAAAATGACGCCGGTGCTGCTGACGCCCACCGCTAACGTGCGCACGGCAGAGGGCAAAAACGGCACGCCCGCCGTTCACAGTCACTTTACTCAACAGAACAGCGATGGAGGGTATGCTTTTGTCGGCGATTATACTAAAACCATCAAAGACACGGCCGTTGCCAACAAAATCATTGTGCTGGATATCGAAACCGCCACGATTGCTCTGGCCAATAAGGGGGGCCGTAATCACTGGAAGCAATACTGGCTGGCAGTCGATCCGGCAAAATATCCCTTCTACTGCGATCGGGTGGGCAGCCTGACCAAACCGGATACCACGCACTTTCAGAAAAAAGGGGCTGTCGCCGTCGCGGAAATTGTCGCCGATGCCATCCGGCAGGCGCCGGAACTAAAAATGCTGGCCGGCAACCTGGTCAGCAAACATCAGCAATAA
- the glnB gene encoding nitrogen regulatory protein P-II, protein MKKIDAIIKPFKLDDVREALAEVGITGMTVTEVKGFGRQKGHTELYRGAEYMVDFLPKVKIEIIVADDIVDTCVETIMQTAQTSKIGDGKIFVFDVTRVVRIRTGEEDEEAI, encoded by the coding sequence ATGAAAAAAATTGATGCGATTATTAAGCCGTTCAAACTGGACGATGTACGTGAAGCGTTAGCTGAAGTGGGCATCACAGGAATGACGGTAACGGAAGTAAAAGGATTTGGTCGTCAGAAAGGCCACACCGAGTTGTATCGTGGCGCTGAGTACATGGTTGATTTTTTACCCAAGGTGAAAATTGAGATTATTGTTGCCGACGATATCGTTGATACCTGCGTGGAAACCATCATGCAGACGGCACAGACGAGCAAAATTGGCGATGGCAAAATCTTTGTCTTTGACGTGACGCGGGTGGTGCGTATCCGCACCGGCGAAGAAGACGAAGAAGCAATTTGA